In Anaeromyxobacter diazotrophicus, a genomic segment contains:
- a CDS encoding right-handed parallel beta-helix repeat-containing protein — translation MARSRGRALCLALALGSSPAASARGAPGAGGPGAAACTHVAAPRGAGDVCSAAAPCDLPTGLGKLAPGEVLCLRAGTYARSLTWSEAAGPRGTDEQHRVTIRAYPRETAILRPALRGERTRPAAVILFRCHTQGVPLAMSGPCQYGRCSDGCPRYVTLGSDPAEGGKLVVDARDVAGASAAAIWVQPSWNGGDAPATGPHHIRLQGLEVLNSPTHGIYWGAGDYNEFLDLDVHGNGAPGVAMHLHGLYLRSMKNTVARGRYHANRDSGIHLWNGEDGREASFNTFDGVEVYGNGCSTGRAGGAACTAQDAPAVTAGTGRHNVFRNMKVHSNPRGGGFWLASGAWRDAILDSAIQGNAVASGWRISGIYLGDEGYASDVETAAFEPALQAVEPLPSWTGSFETRLEGNVLRGNAAARGWKGRTALCSDQIFVQDTRKNPVANITNNVCSP, via the coding sequence GTGGCGAGGTCCAGAGGTCGCGCGCTGTGCCTGGCCCTCGCGCTGGGATCCTCGCCCGCAGCGAGCGCCCGCGGAGCGCCCGGCGCGGGCGGGCCCGGGGCCGCGGCCTGCACGCACGTGGCGGCCCCGCGCGGCGCCGGCGACGTCTGCTCGGCGGCGGCGCCCTGCGATCTCCCGACCGGGCTCGGGAAGCTCGCCCCGGGCGAGGTGCTCTGCCTGCGCGCCGGCACCTACGCGCGCTCCCTCACCTGGTCCGAGGCGGCCGGGCCGCGGGGGACCGACGAGCAGCACCGCGTCACGATCCGCGCCTACCCGCGCGAGACGGCGATCCTCCGGCCCGCGCTCCGGGGCGAGCGCACGCGCCCGGCCGCGGTGATCCTGTTCCGCTGCCACACCCAGGGCGTCCCGCTCGCCATGAGCGGCCCGTGCCAGTACGGGCGCTGCTCCGACGGCTGCCCGCGCTACGTCACCCTCGGCTCCGATCCGGCGGAGGGCGGGAAGCTGGTCGTCGACGCGCGCGACGTCGCCGGGGCCTCCGCGGCCGCGATCTGGGTGCAGCCTTCCTGGAACGGCGGGGACGCCCCGGCCACCGGGCCGCACCACATCCGCCTGCAGGGGCTCGAGGTCCTGAACTCGCCCACGCACGGGATCTACTGGGGCGCGGGCGACTACAACGAGTTCCTCGACCTGGACGTGCACGGCAACGGCGCCCCGGGCGTGGCCATGCACCTCCACGGGCTGTACCTCCGCTCCATGAAGAACACGGTCGCGCGCGGGCGGTACCACGCGAACCGCGACTCGGGCATCCACCTCTGGAACGGCGAGGACGGGCGCGAGGCCTCGTTCAACACCTTCGACGGGGTCGAGGTCTACGGGAACGGCTGCTCGACCGGGCGCGCCGGCGGCGCGGCGTGCACGGCGCAGGACGCGCCCGCGGTGACCGCCGGCACCGGCCGCCACAACGTGTTCCGGAACATGAAGGTCCACTCCAACCCGCGCGGCGGAGGCTTCTGGCTCGCCTCCGGCGCCTGGCGCGACGCCATCCTGGACAGCGCGATCCAGGGGAACGCGGTCGCCTCGGGGTGGAGGATCTCCGGCATCTACCTGGGCGACGAGGGCTACGCGAGCGACGTCGAGACGGCGGCCTTCGAGCCCGCGCTCCAGGCGGTGGAGCCCCTGCCCAGCTGGACCGGCTCGTTCGAGACGCGGCTCGAGGGGAACGTGCTCCGCGGGAACGCGGCCGCCCGGGGCTGGAAGGGCCGGACCGCGCTCTGCTCGGACCAGATCTTCGTCCAGGACACGCGCAAGAACCCCGTCGCGAACATCACGAACAACGTGTGCTCACCCTGA
- a CDS encoding right-handed parallel beta-helix repeat-containing protein: MSKSRWLALVAMFMTLQFGCGGASGTAQIDEADAALRRARGVAVTVTPATASVLTGGAAQLTATVTGTTNTSVSWTVQEGAAGGAVSSTGLYTAPSAAGTYHVVATSQAASSRSATATVTVTDPAPTPTPTPTPTPTPTPTPTPTPTPTPTPTPTPTPTPTPTPAPACTSTVTTSANLSSAVNALTPGAVLCLRGGTYAQSIGVNPGLRGTASQPITVQAYPGETVILKPSGGQYVLGVNPGSSATASYDTNPASNCYTGRCSASVPQWLTFRNLIFDGAGLNTSSYVVFLMGTGVSACVNRDAAIGPHHLTFDTVEVRNGPDQGVFGVGDYTTFLNSSIHDNGFVNTAHATHGLYLEAKHWTVSGGSIVHNHDEGVHTWTGEDCGDASDNTFENVTISGNGYWAIGLSCGARNKVLNSTIYSQTTADGPGSGVSLHDGAWGTVVSGNTIYANAGPAVQVGVDVWWNGQGCAGNYEPLDPDLHGASRGAVVGNSTVTNNVVYGNGAGNDATGQIRTGSQAQGTTLTGNTTAH, translated from the coding sequence GTGAGCAAGAGCAGGTGGCTGGCCCTCGTAGCGATGTTCATGACCCTGCAGTTCGGATGTGGCGGTGCCAGCGGGACCGCCCAGATCGACGAGGCCGACGCGGCGCTCCGGCGCGCGCGCGGCGTCGCCGTGACGGTGACGCCCGCGACGGCGTCGGTGCTCACCGGCGGCGCGGCCCAGCTCACCGCCACCGTGACCGGGACCACCAACACCTCCGTGAGCTGGACGGTGCAGGAGGGCGCCGCCGGCGGCGCGGTGAGCTCGACCGGCCTCTACACGGCCCCGTCGGCCGCCGGCACCTACCACGTCGTGGCCACGAGCCAGGCCGCCAGCTCGCGGAGCGCCACCGCCACCGTGACGGTGACCGACCCGGCGCCGACGCCGACCCCGACCCCGACCCCGACGCCGACGCCGACGCCGACGCCGACCCCGACCCCGACCCCGACTCCGACTCCGACTCCGACTCCGACCCCGACGCCCACGCCGACCCCGGCCCCGGCGTGCACGTCCACCGTCACGACGAGCGCCAACCTGTCGAGCGCGGTGAACGCCCTCACCCCGGGCGCCGTCCTCTGCCTGCGCGGCGGGACCTACGCCCAGTCCATCGGCGTGAACCCGGGGCTCCGGGGCACGGCCAGCCAGCCCATCACGGTGCAGGCCTACCCGGGCGAGACGGTGATCCTGAAGCCGAGCGGCGGCCAGTACGTGCTCGGCGTCAACCCCGGCTCGAGCGCGACCGCCAGCTACGACACGAACCCCGCGTCGAACTGCTACACCGGCCGGTGCTCCGCCTCGGTCCCGCAGTGGCTCACCTTCCGCAACCTGATCTTCGACGGCGCCGGGCTCAACACCAGCTCCTACGTGGTCTTCCTCATGGGCACCGGCGTCAGCGCCTGCGTGAACCGCGACGCCGCCATCGGCCCGCACCACCTCACCTTCGACACGGTGGAGGTGCGCAACGGCCCGGACCAGGGCGTCTTCGGCGTCGGCGACTACACCACGTTCCTCAACAGCTCCATCCACGACAACGGCTTCGTGAACACCGCGCACGCCACGCACGGCCTCTACCTCGAGGCCAAGCACTGGACGGTCAGCGGCGGCTCCATCGTCCACAACCACGACGAGGGGGTGCACACCTGGACCGGCGAGGACTGCGGTGACGCGAGCGACAACACCTTCGAGAACGTGACCATCTCCGGCAACGGCTACTGGGCCATCGGCCTCTCCTGCGGGGCGCGCAACAAGGTCCTCAACAGCACGATCTACAGCCAGACCACCGCCGACGGCCCGGGCTCGGGCGTCTCGCTGCACGACGGCGCCTGGGGGACGGTCGTCAGCGGGAACACCATCTACGCGAACGCCGGCCCGGCGGTGCAGGTCGGCGTGGACGTGTGGTGGAACGGGCAGGGCTGCGCGGGCAACTACGAGCCGCTCGACCCCGACCTGCACGGCGCCTCGCGCGGCGCGGTCGTCGGCAACAGCACCGTGACGAACAACGTGGTCTACGGCAACGGCGCCGGGAACGACGCGACCGGCCAGATCCGGACCGGCTCGCAGGCCCAGGGCACCACGCTCACGGGGAACACCACCGCGCACTGA
- a CDS encoding WecB/TagA/CpsF family glycosyltransferase has translation MTPEAPSSVPQRLEILGVPVDAVDMARAVAFADEAVRAESRPQSILAVNPEKVMSLAKDPWLAEFFRGGRLLIPDGIGVVWAAKLQHASLARVPGADLMQELCALAARRGYAIYLYGAKEEVSAAAAAHLQARHPSLRIAGRSNGYVPAERMGELVDAINRSGARILFVALGSPRQERWIAEHASRLQVSVIQGIGGTLDTLSGHVKRAPEAWQRMNLEWLYRLLSDPRRIRRQAALPVFAWRVLVQTLAHRVPAGVGPGPTDTLH, from the coding sequence ATGACGCCCGAGGCTCCCAGCAGCGTCCCGCAGCGGCTCGAGATCCTCGGCGTGCCGGTGGACGCCGTCGACATGGCGCGCGCCGTGGCCTTCGCGGACGAGGCGGTGCGCGCCGAGAGCCGCCCCCAGTCCATCCTGGCCGTGAACCCCGAGAAGGTGATGTCGCTCGCGAAGGACCCGTGGCTCGCGGAGTTCTTCCGCGGCGGCCGGCTGCTCATCCCCGACGGCATCGGGGTGGTCTGGGCCGCGAAGCTGCAGCACGCCTCGCTGGCGCGCGTCCCGGGCGCGGACCTCATGCAGGAGCTCTGCGCGCTGGCGGCGCGGCGCGGCTACGCCATCTACCTCTACGGCGCGAAGGAGGAGGTCAGCGCCGCCGCCGCCGCGCACCTCCAGGCGCGCCACCCGTCGCTGCGGATCGCGGGGCGGTCGAACGGCTACGTCCCCGCCGAGCGCATGGGCGAGCTCGTCGACGCCATCAACCGCTCCGGCGCCCGGATCCTGTTCGTCGCGCTCGGCAGCCCGCGGCAGGAGCGGTGGATCGCGGAGCACGCCTCGCGGCTCCAGGTGAGCGTGATCCAGGGGATCGGCGGGACGCTCGACACGCTCTCCGGCCACGTGAAGCGCGCCCCCGAGGCCTGGCAGCGGATGAACCTCGAGTGGCTGTACCGGCTGCTCTCCGACCCCCGCCGCATCCGGCGGCAGGCCGCCCTCCCCGTCTTCGCATGGCGCGTCCTCGTCCAGACCCTCGCCCACCGGGTGCCGGCCGGCGTCGGACCCGGCCCCACGGACACGCTGCATTGA
- a CDS encoding glycosyltransferase family 4 protein gives MVGPDPKMKGGIASVAATYLGSEYAQRVALRYHASTVEGGKLRKAWRSAGALLRFPAAARAFRPDVVHLHYASRLSFYRKLAYLLVAKALRLPTVVHGHSGTFPDFRDASALNARCVKLFLERADACIALSSTWQAVLAGYAPGARIHVVPNPVEAPELEAAAGAPGPGGEQVVLCLGRLGQAKGTYDLLRAIPLVLQSAPAARFVLAGDGAVEEVRRRVRALGLERAVELPGWVAGEAKLRQLARCAVYVLPSYREGMPVSILEAMAAGKPVVATPVGAVPELVEEGVNGYLVPAGDAAALAARVAALLLDAPLRRAQGERNRAKVAASYSMSAVAGRLIAVYESVRRA, from the coding sequence ATGGTCGGGCCCGACCCGAAGATGAAGGGCGGGATCGCCTCGGTCGCCGCGACCTACCTCGGCTCGGAGTACGCCCAGCGCGTGGCCTTGCGCTACCACGCGAGCACGGTCGAGGGCGGGAAGCTCCGGAAGGCGTGGAGGAGCGCCGGCGCGCTCCTCCGCTTCCCCGCCGCGGCGCGCGCGTTCCGGCCCGACGTGGTCCACCTCCACTACGCGTCGCGGCTCAGCTTCTACCGCAAGCTGGCGTACCTCCTCGTCGCGAAGGCGCTGCGGCTCCCGACCGTCGTCCACGGGCACTCCGGCACCTTCCCCGACTTCCGCGACGCGTCGGCCCTCAACGCTCGCTGCGTGAAGCTCTTCCTGGAGCGGGCGGACGCCTGCATCGCGCTCTCGTCCACCTGGCAGGCCGTGCTCGCGGGCTACGCGCCCGGCGCGCGCATCCACGTCGTCCCGAACCCGGTGGAGGCCCCGGAGCTCGAGGCGGCGGCCGGCGCGCCGGGCCCCGGGGGCGAGCAGGTCGTCCTCTGCCTGGGCCGCCTCGGGCAGGCGAAGGGCACCTACGATCTCCTCCGCGCCATCCCGCTCGTCCTGCAGTCGGCGCCAGCCGCGCGCTTCGTGCTGGCGGGCGACGGCGCGGTCGAGGAGGTGCGGCGCCGCGTGCGGGCCCTCGGGCTCGAGCGTGCGGTGGAGCTGCCGGGGTGGGTCGCGGGCGAGGCCAAGCTGCGCCAGCTCGCGCGCTGCGCCGTCTACGTGCTCCCCTCCTACCGCGAGGGCATGCCGGTCTCGATCCTCGAGGCCATGGCGGCGGGCAAGCCGGTCGTGGCCACCCCGGTCGGCGCCGTCCCGGAGCTCGTCGAGGAGGGCGTGAACGGCTACCTGGTGCCGGCGGGCGACGCGGCCGCGCTCGCCGCGCGCGTGGCCGCGCTGCTCCTGGACGCGCCGCTGCGCCGCGCCCAGGGCGAGCGCAACCGGGCCAAGGTCGCGGCGTCCTACTCCATGAGCGCCGTGGCCGGCCGGCTCATCGCGGTCTACGAGAGCGTGCGGCGCGCGTGA
- a CDS encoding glucosamine inositolphosphorylceramide transferase family protein, which yields MPSRRPWCKKPVFSTVFSIGIYTGPSPLALGPPAGLENPVLTRESVTDRYASFVADPFMIRVDGTWHMFFEVLACGALSKKGEIGLATSRDGLRWAYQRIVLAEPFHLSYPHVFAWEGEHYLIPESTAAGGVRLYRADPFPTRWTLAAVLLEGPVLLDSSVFHRDGRWWMFTETDAARGTLRLFHARELTGPWREHPRSPVVAADPRTARPAGRVLATPDRLVRFAQDCELDYGVAVRALEITRLTEREYEEREVAGGPLLAGGGEGWRALGMHHLDVHPREEGGFIACVDGWRERARRPRELAVWAADHGRQALELTRAARSRRPR from the coding sequence GTGCCAAGCCGCCGGCCGTGGTGTAAGAAGCCCGTCTTCAGCACCGTCTTCTCGATCGGGATCTACACCGGGCCCTCGCCGCTGGCGCTCGGGCCGCCCGCGGGGCTCGAGAACCCGGTCCTGACGCGCGAGAGCGTCACCGACCGCTACGCCTCCTTCGTCGCGGACCCGTTCATGATCCGGGTGGACGGCACCTGGCACATGTTCTTCGAGGTGCTGGCGTGCGGGGCGCTGTCGAAGAAGGGGGAGATCGGGCTCGCGACCAGCCGGGATGGGCTCCGCTGGGCGTACCAGCGGATCGTCCTCGCCGAGCCCTTTCACCTGTCCTACCCGCACGTCTTCGCGTGGGAGGGCGAGCACTACCTCATCCCCGAGAGCACGGCGGCGGGCGGCGTCCGGCTGTACCGGGCCGACCCGTTCCCGACCCGCTGGACGCTCGCGGCGGTGCTCCTCGAGGGCCCGGTGCTCCTCGACAGCTCCGTCTTCCACCGGGACGGGCGCTGGTGGATGTTCACCGAGACCGACGCGGCGCGCGGCACGCTGCGCCTGTTCCACGCCCGCGAGCTCACCGGGCCCTGGCGCGAGCACCCGAGGAGCCCGGTCGTCGCCGCCGACCCGCGCACCGCCCGGCCCGCCGGCCGGGTGCTCGCGACGCCGGACCGGCTCGTCCGCTTCGCGCAGGACTGCGAGCTCGACTACGGCGTCGCCGTGCGCGCGCTCGAGATCACCCGCCTGACCGAGCGCGAGTACGAGGAGCGCGAGGTCGCCGGCGGACCCCTGCTGGCGGGGGGCGGCGAGGGCTGGCGCGCGCTCGGCATGCACCACCTCGACGTCCACCCGCGCGAGGAGGGCGGCTTCATCGCCTGCGTGGACGGCTGGCGCGAGCGGGCGCGGCGCCCGCGGGAGCTCGCCGTCTGGGCGGCCGACCACGGGCGCCAGGCGCTCGAGCTCACGCGCGCCGCACGCTCTCGTAGACCGCGATGA
- a CDS encoding polysaccharide biosynthesis/export family protein, translating into MDTSLRLFAVLALASAAGCALAPGMRLDEDAAVRRGQETTKDPQFKVEPVTQALVKRLAEQGAVHPAPLTDPLAEEAAHYHYRVAPYDVLQVIVWDHPELTAPTGQFRSPEENGNQVHADGTMFYPYVGAVAVAGKTVEEVRQLLTDRIAHAITRPQIDVRVVAFRGKKVQVTGEVVAPTTIPVTDVPLRVQDALALAKGFTSESDFSRVTLSRAGTTFELNLQALYERGDLSQNWLLQDGDVVNVPDRSRNKVFVIGEVRAPQSRLMVRGRMSLAEALADTTGTTVGMSSAASSGTVVNWLDPTAANPAKIYVIRGSYDAPQIYHLDASSPDAILLAAQFPLQPRDVVFVSTYELSRFNRVILQILPTIQGIWQTYDIVQRTR; encoded by the coding sequence GTGGACACCTCGCTCCGGCTCTTCGCGGTCCTCGCGCTCGCCTCCGCCGCCGGCTGCGCGCTCGCGCCCGGCATGCGCCTCGACGAGGACGCGGCGGTGCGCCGCGGCCAGGAGACCACCAAGGACCCCCAGTTCAAGGTGGAGCCGGTGACCCAGGCCCTGGTGAAGCGCCTGGCGGAGCAGGGCGCGGTCCACCCGGCGCCGCTCACCGACCCGCTCGCGGAGGAGGCGGCGCACTACCACTATCGCGTGGCCCCCTACGACGTGCTCCAGGTCATCGTGTGGGACCACCCGGAGCTGACCGCGCCCACCGGCCAGTTCCGCTCGCCCGAGGAGAACGGCAACCAGGTTCACGCCGACGGGACCATGTTCTACCCCTACGTGGGGGCGGTCGCGGTCGCGGGCAAGACGGTCGAGGAGGTGCGGCAGCTCCTCACCGACCGCATCGCCCACGCCATCACCCGGCCGCAGATCGACGTCCGCGTGGTGGCCTTCCGCGGCAAGAAGGTGCAGGTCACGGGCGAGGTGGTGGCGCCCACCACCATCCCGGTCACCGACGTGCCCCTGCGCGTCCAGGACGCGCTCGCCCTCGCCAAGGGGTTCACCTCCGAGTCCGACTTCTCGCGGGTGACCCTGTCGCGCGCCGGGACCACCTTCGAGCTCAACCTCCAGGCGCTCTACGAGCGGGGCGATCTCTCGCAGAACTGGCTGCTGCAGGACGGCGACGTGGTGAACGTGCCGGACCGCAGCCGGAACAAGGTGTTCGTCATCGGCGAGGTGCGCGCGCCGCAGTCGCGGCTCATGGTGCGCGGCCGGATGTCGCTGGCGGAGGCCCTGGCCGACACGACCGGCACCACGGTCGGGATGTCCTCGGCCGCGTCGAGCGGGACCGTCGTCAACTGGCTCGATCCCACCGCCGCGAACCCGGCCAAGATCTACGTCATCCGCGGCAGCTACGACGCGCCGCAGATCTACCACCTCGACGCCAGCTCGCCCGACGCCATCCTGCTCGCGGCCCAGTTCCCGCTCCAGCCGCGCGACGTGGTGTTCGTCTCGACCTACGAGCTCTCGCGCTTCAACCGCGTCATCCTGCAGATCCTGCCCACCATCCAGGGCATCTGGCAGACGTACGACATCGTCCAGCGCACGAGGTAG
- a CDS encoding acyl-CoA thioesterase produces the protein MRPLETTRTFALQLSTDAALRRRFMVVDAPLQGNLRFGLLLEVLDKLAEETALHYAQRAHPEARVVTAAVDNILVRHPADVARDIQFSARLNHVGRSSMEVGIRVTQPGDPPVHVASCYFTMVARLGHGDEASSVALPPLEYVDALERHREERALERREAYRRHLAAAQQPPSHEEYELLTRLRREQEQPGFAGLLAGRLVTEAWERMYPEQENVPRKIFGGYVMRHAYELASICAELAATDRPVLAAVNRVNFLQPVRIGDSLHYTSRVVYAAGDLLSVETSIARRSRDRTTSALSNSCLFTFVNVDAEMRPRPMPPVYPTTYAEDARLLEARRHCAELARYGGRHFGAAAVERP, from the coding sequence ATGCGACCCCTCGAGACCACCCGGACCTTCGCGCTCCAGCTCTCCACCGACGCCGCGCTGCGCCGCCGGTTCATGGTGGTGGACGCGCCGCTGCAGGGGAACCTGCGCTTCGGGCTCCTGCTCGAGGTGCTCGACAAGCTGGCGGAGGAGACCGCGCTCCACTACGCGCAGCGGGCGCACCCCGAGGCGCGCGTCGTCACCGCCGCCGTCGACAACATTCTCGTCCGCCACCCGGCGGACGTGGCGCGCGACATCCAGTTCAGCGCCCGGCTCAACCACGTGGGCCGCAGCTCGATGGAGGTCGGCATCCGGGTGACGCAGCCCGGGGACCCGCCGGTGCACGTCGCCTCCTGCTACTTCACGATGGTGGCGCGGCTCGGCCACGGCGACGAGGCGAGCAGCGTCGCCTTGCCGCCGCTCGAGTACGTGGACGCGCTGGAGCGCCACCGGGAGGAGCGCGCGCTCGAGCGGCGCGAGGCGTACCGGCGCCACCTGGCCGCGGCCCAGCAGCCGCCGAGCCACGAGGAGTACGAGCTCCTGACGCGGCTGCGGCGCGAGCAGGAGCAGCCTGGGTTCGCGGGGCTCCTGGCCGGCCGGCTCGTCACCGAGGCCTGGGAGCGGATGTACCCCGAGCAGGAGAACGTGCCGCGCAAGATCTTCGGCGGGTACGTCATGCGGCACGCCTACGAGCTCGCCTCCATCTGCGCCGAGCTGGCCGCGACCGACCGGCCGGTGCTGGCGGCCGTGAACCGCGTCAACTTCCTCCAGCCGGTGCGCATCGGCGACTCGCTGCACTACACCAGCCGGGTCGTCTACGCCGCGGGCGACCTGCTCTCGGTCGAGACGAGCATCGCCCGCCGCAGCCGCGACCGCACCACGAGCGCGCTCTCCAACTCGTGCCTGTTCACGTTCGTGAACGTGGACGCCGAGATGCGGCCGCGGCCCATGCCCCCCGTCTACCCGACCACCTACGCCGAGGACGCGCGGCTCCTCGAGGCGCGGCGGCACTGCGCCGAGCTGGCGCGGTACGGGGGGCGGCACTTCGGGGCGGCGGCGGTCGAGCGCCCGTGA
- a CDS encoding DoxX family membrane protein — protein sequence MTSFLAALGPLLGRLLLSGIFFYSGFQKWTATGRAASAIAGRGLPFATAGAYAAGALELGCAALLALGLKARAAALVLFAYLAAVSWLFHWHPALRGDHAQMLQLLKNAGIAGGMLLLASHGPGRASLDRG from the coding sequence ATGACGTCGTTCCTCGCCGCGCTCGGCCCGCTCCTCGGCCGGCTCCTGCTCTCGGGCATCTTCTTCTACTCGGGCTTCCAGAAGTGGACCGCCACCGGGCGCGCCGCGTCGGCCATCGCCGGCCGCGGGCTGCCCTTCGCCACCGCCGGCGCGTACGCGGCGGGCGCGCTCGAGCTCGGCTGCGCCGCGCTGCTCGCGCTCGGGCTCAAGGCGCGCGCGGCGGCGCTGGTCCTCTTCGCCTACCTGGCGGCGGTGAGCTGGCTCTTCCACTGGCACCCGGCGCTGCGCGGGGATCACGCGCAGATGCTCCAGCTGCTCAAGAACGCCGGGATCGCCGGGGGGATGCTGCTCCTCGCGAGCCACGGCCCCGGCCGCGCCTCGCTCG